The Magnolia sinica isolate HGM2019 chromosome 9, MsV1, whole genome shotgun sequence genome contains a region encoding:
- the LOC131256126 gene encoding nuclear transport factor 2-like: protein MAPASTEQQSLAPAAPPSAPEIPTSSDRNAPESSNIHEEAEGHSIYIHGLPLNATVPQLKEEFKKFGPIRTGGVQVRSNKQHGFCFSFVEFESSSSMHSAIELAFTGSTATGKVVLEMSTKSNLKPMTLELGGKSPFTTFHYM from the exons ATGGCACCTGCAAGCACAGAGCAGCAATCGCTTGCGCCAGCAGCCCCACCTTCAGCACCTGAGATCCCAACTTCTAGTGACAGAAATGCCCCTGAAAGCAGCAATATTCACGAGGAAG CAGAGGGTCACTCCATTTACATCCATGGTTTACCTTTGAATGCGACAGTTCCCCAGCTCAAGGAGGAGTTCAAGAAATTCGGACCTATTAGGACTGGTGGTGTTCAAGTCAGAAGCAATAAG CAACATGGATTCTGTTTCAGTTTTGTTGAATTTGAGTCATCAAGTTCCATGCATAGCGCAATTGAG CTTGCATTCACAGGATCAACGGCTACTGGTAAAGTCGTGCTTGAAATGTCTACCAAAAGCAATCTTAAGCCCATGACATTAGAGCTTGGAGGGAAATCTCCATTCACTACTTTTCATTATATGTGA